TAGGTAGCTATAggttatttttcttttcttttaagcCAACAAAGTTAGTGGTAACACATGAACCTTCTCTCTAGAACATGATGATGCAACTCCAACTTGCATAGGGAACTGGGAGTTACATGCATGGAGTATACTCCAAAGCCCAAAATTACACGTGTGATTTCCCGTGGCTCAAAAGTAAGGActactttgattcataggatagaaaaaaaatagaaatagGAAAAAAAAAAGCATAGCAGTATTAGAGATGTCATGTCTAGTTAAATCCTCCGTGAAGAGAACTTTTCTTTAATTGTACCAAATGAAtttcggttttgctatgtctcagtcaactgagattttcttaagtctaagtcacttacaaaaatgtgccttgagttgcacttttctgttaaaaaatgTGCAACTGAACCGAGTTGCATTTTTAAAAAAACTGTAGTGCACTTTTCTGaattgactgagacttaagaaaatctcagtcaactgagacataggcacacccaaTGAATTTTTCACGACGTATGAATTTTTTTTCATAGGATTTGCACTAGCTGATTTTTATAGGATTAGTTTCTATGAAATATGTTCATATGAATAAAACAACTAGCATATACATTTTTTTCCATAGAATCAAAATCATACACTATttctatgcaaatcatatgaattaTTACATGTATTTATTTAGATCAGTTTAGATCGGGTTGTAGATAGAAAATCTGTCGTGCCCTTGTTTGTCTGTGTTGATAGGCAAACCTAGTGTGTCGACGCATATTTCTCCTTCCCACCGTGATGAAGGTCGATAGAACAATCTCGCATTGCTTGAGCGAGTGACCAATCACTTGCTGAGTTGACCATGCATGGCCGCTATGTCCAAGTTAACCTTCcatgaggatgacatgtggggttCCATTGCGACGTGTTGGGCGTCTAGATGTCCACGAGGCTCATGCACTGCGTCGATCTTGCGTCATGCACTATGCTGCGTGTCCACAAGATGTCTACCACATGCATGCCATGCATGATGCGTTTTGGCTCCATGCAAGTCAAACAAGCACTCAATCTCATGTCAAACATGCAGATTCCATCATGTTTCCAGAAGCAAAATACACAAGTTCCTAGATCATTTTTTTTTGTTGCAGTCCACTCTTTTGGCATACTAAAGTATGTACTACCACCGGATGTGAAATTTTGGCTCCTAGTTGCAACTTTGCGGGTGCACCCTATTTGAAAAATATGTTAGAAAAGTAAAGGAAATATATGTAGGTATGTGTctatcaaatttgaaccaaaaatATCAAATTATGTAAACTAAAAAAAATTATAAAGTGTACCGCTGACAATATAAGGGTGGACATGTACTATTCACAATATAGCAATGTTTTAGcgggatattcactttggctcatatGAGGATTTCCTTCCATTAATTGTGTGAATTTACATTTTCAAGTGTCaaaaaaattctaaaataaaattttccatgtccatatacacactttatgtttgTACACAagttaaaaaaaactaaaaaattatGTAGCTCCTGtaaaaagataaattttgatgctataacacaactacgcataggatattttatttttgttatttttgtacacgccacataaaatgttgtttctccacGAATACTTGTGCACTAGCgtagaatgtcacgatgtacaccaaaaaaaattatgtcagattttttcgacatttttaaaattgttttttaattattttgtataatgaaagcatttgctcatatgagccaaaacgccacctccggttttagctttttttttttttgtagaacACTTACatctttttttttgtgtgtgtatgGATTTAATTTGCACTAATAGTCGAAAAAAATTCACATTCGTACGAACGTTCAGACTTCCGATTTTTGTTGGCTGCAGGTGCTGAACGAAGAGACATTCGCGATCCTAGTGCTCATGGCGCTGGTGACCACCTTCATCACCACGCCGATGGTCATGGCCATCTACAAGCCGGCGCGAGCCGCCGGCCGCCGTCGCCTGCACCCGCGCAAGCTCCACGGTCCAACCACCTCCGCGCCCTCCTCcccgtcctcctccgccgccgccaatgcCAAGGAGCTGCGCGTGCTGGCCTGCATCCACGGCGGCCACGACGTGCCGGCGCTCATCAACCTGATCGAGACCATCCGCGGGCACACGCAGCCGCGCCGCCTCGTCAAGCTCTACATCCTCCGCATGGTGGAGCTCACCGAGCGCACCTCCTCCATCCTCATGGCCCGTGCCGCCCGCCGCAACGGCCTGCCCTTCCTCCGCCCGTCacgccgcggcggcggcgacgacgaccaGATCGACGTGGCCTTCGGCACCTACGCGCAGCTCGGGCACGTCCAGGTCCGCCCCATGACCGCCGTCTCCGCGCTCCACACCATGCACGAAGACGTCGAAGCGGTCGCCGAGGACAAGCGTGTCTCCCTCATCATCGTGCCGTTCCACAAGCGCCAGCTCGCCGGGCACGGTGACGAGATCGAGAACCTCGGCCCGGAGTGGCGCGCCGTGAACCGGAGAATCCTGCGCGAGGCGCCATGCTCCGTGGCCGTCCTCGTCGACAGGGGATTCGGCGGCGGCGAGCAGGTCAGCTCGGAGCAGGTCGCGCACGGCGTGTGCGTCGTGTTCTTCGGCGGGCCGGACGACCGGGAGGCGCTCGAGCTTGCAGGGAGGATGGCGGAGCACCCCGGCGTGCAGGTCACGGTGGTGCGCTTCCTCGACGGCAAGGCCGGCCACGAGGAGCACACCGAGGTCACGTTGCGGCCGTCCGAGGCAAAGAACGTGGAGAAGAGCTACaccttcgccaccgccaccgttaaCGGCCACAGGGAGAAGGTAACAAACAATTGATCACAACAAAtgtttaaaatagccggctacAGGGTAACAGCGGCCTCCCAAAACAGCTATAGCTACCTTTTTGCAGGCTAATGCAATTAGCCGCATCATGCGGTAAAGGTTATATATAGCGGGGTATAGCAGGGCTATACCCGGCTCTTTTAAACTATGATCACAACTAAAGCCGGCATTGTTGAACGATGTGCATTGATTTGACGATGGTGGGCGTGTGTAGGAACTGGACGAGGCGGCTGTGGTAGACTTCCAGCAGAAGATGGGCGCCATGGTGCGGTTCGAGGAGCGGGTGGCGGCGGGGAacgtggtggaggaggtggtggccATCGGCAAGAGCCGGGAGTACGGGCTAGTGGTGGTCGGCAAGGGCCGGCTGCCCTCAGCGATGGTGGCGGAGCTGGCCGTCCGCCCGGCGGAGCACCCTGAGCTGGGTCCCATCGGGGACGCGCTCGCGTCAGCGGGACATGGCGTGGCGTCGTCGGTGCTCGTGGTGCAGCAGCACGACATGAACACCGACGAGGTTCCGGTGACCGTCGTCCAGATCGACGGACATGCCCACGACGGTGAGCTCGGCAAGGACGACAACGTGGCCGTGCCGTAGATCGAAACTGGACTCCGCAATGTCGCTGACACGTCTGTCACTCTATTTCTCTCAGTAATCGactaggatgatgatgacgatgacatgACTTGTGTGTACGTATTGAATTTGGTGTTGCTACTATGTAATTTATCGGTCAATAAGCAAGCCGATGCGACTGAATTTCTTACCAAAGCAATTCCCTTTCTCAGCAATTCAGTGGAGGCATAATCGGCATAAAATCGTAACACTTGAATTAATATActtcctccgttcctttctataatgcctattgttttttagcacggaaattagcgcaagcaaTCGTTTTAACAGAAAACCCCCTACCGATCTGAGAGAGGAAAAAGCAAACGAAATCAGATCGGAGGAAATCCTGGACTTGCCATAACCGATCGCATGAGATGGAAACAGATCGCGTGAAGTACTCCCCTGCCCCGTTATTCGCTGATTGTTTCCAGATTTTTAGCAGGTACGTTGATTGTTTCCAGATTTTTAGCAGCTACGTGATTGTTTCCTTATTTCTAGCCCTTGAGAAAATCGGTGGAAGGGGGTTTCTGCAAAATAAACACAACTTTACTCTTATTATATGAAACAAATGCAGaaaaacaataggcattatagaaaggaacggagcgaGTATGTTTTTATCGTCTTTCTTCTAACCTATCGACATATTTTCTCACAAGTTGTACTGAGGTGGCAGCAAAACTGAACAAAGAGGGGCTGGACCGATCTGTTTTATGGTCTGTTGGTTTACGAAATAAAGGGTCTTCTTCATAGTTTCGAAGAAACTTCGGTGCGCTCGGTGCAGCGGACTGCAAACGGAGCGGCACATAGTTTGGCAAAGGAAGGCTGCGATAATAAGAGTTATAAGGTGTGGTTAGGTGTAGTACCTGATATTATCTTGAACATAATTGTAGCCGAAGGTCGGATATAATGTAAACGCAACTTTTTCCCTCTCAAAAAAACTTTCTATTTGGAGAATTCTTTCTTTTATCATTTCAGTTGTTGTTTTAATCTAAATGAACTGCTTAAGTGCTTAATTAAAAATAAATTAAATTGAAATATAATTAAATTGAAAATATACTTATTGGACCACCCTAACatattgtgcttaagtgtttctaTGACATGACTTGTGTGTATGTAGTGAATTTGGTGTTGCTACTATGTAATTTATCGCTCAATAAGCAACCCGATGCGCTGAATTTCTTACTAAAGCAATTCCTTTTCTCAGCAATTCAGTGAGGGCATAATTGGCATAAAATCTTAATACTTGAATTAATAAATGTTTTTATCGTCTTTCTTCTGACCTATCGACGGATTTTCTTACAAGTTCATTGGAATCATTTT
This Lolium perenne isolate Kyuss_39 chromosome 1, Kyuss_2.0, whole genome shotgun sequence DNA region includes the following protein-coding sequences:
- the LOC127326050 gene encoding cation/H(+) antiporter 20, with product MASSSVSAADMAAVKTSSNGMWQGDDPLHFAFPLLILQTLLILLLSRILAFLLRPLRQPKVIAEIVAGILLGPSALGRNKAYLRALFPPWSAPVLESVASLGLLFFLFLVGLELDLRSVRRSGRRAFAIAAAGISLPFVCGVGVSFVIRRAIPGADEAGYAPFLVFMGVALSITAFPVLARILAELKLLTTSIGETALAAAAFNDVAAWVLLALAVAISGSGDDRRSPVTSLWVLLSGAAFVAVWMLAVRPLMSWVARRSDAGGGGDAVWVAATLAGVLASGLATDMIGIHAIFGAFVFGLTVPKDGAFAGRVTERVEDLVSELLLPLYFASSGLKTDVATIRGGGALAMLALVIGTACAGKIVGTFAVAMACGMGAKEAIVLGVLMNTKGLVELIVLNIGRERKVLNEETFAILVLMALVTTFITTPMVMAIYKPARAAGRRRLHPRKLHGPTTSAPSSPSSSAAANAKELRVLACIHGGHDVPALINLIETIRGHTQPRRLVKLYILRMVELTERTSSILMARAARRNGLPFLRPSRRGGGDDDQIDVAFGTYAQLGHVQVRPMTAVSALHTMHEDVEAVAEDKRVSLIIVPFHKRQLAGHGDEIENLGPEWRAVNRRILREAPCSVAVLVDRGFGGGEQVSSEQVAHGVCVVFFGGPDDREALELAGRMAEHPGVQVTVVRFLDGKAGHEEHTEVTLRPSEAKNVEKSYTFATATVNGHREKELDEAAVVDFQQKMGAMVRFEERVAAGNVVEEVVAIGKSREYGLVVVGKGRLPSAMVAELAVRPAEHPELGPIGDALASAGHGVASSVLVVQQHDMNTDEVPVTVVQIDGHAHDGELGKDDNVAVP